In Cinclus cinclus chromosome 1, bCinCin1.1, whole genome shotgun sequence, the sequence TTGTCCAGACTGACAATGGGAGGGCTGCTGCCCGTGCGAGCTTTGTCCATGCCACCGGTAAGGTTACTTAGAGGCGGGATGGCGCCTCCGCCTAGACTTACTGGGAGCTGAGGAATGCCTCCGTTCTGTATGACAGAAATCTCATTGTTCTTCATAGCAAGTCCGTTAGTGATAGCTGCAGCATATTGGTTCCAAAAATTGGGGTCAACATTCATGGCCCGAGCTGCCAAATCCTTCTGGAACATCTCAGAGAACTTGAGAGCATCACCACCAAGCAAAGCCATGGGGTTTTCCACGGAGAGGCGTCGGCCACGGCGTGCAGGGGCATTATTCCACATGTGAGTCCCCATGTGAACCTGCAGAGTGAACAGGGACAAGAAGCACCCCCAAGTTAGCGCATTCTGGTGAGCTGTCTAGCCTGAAAATGCTGTTACTTACAGTAGcgctggcttttttttaaaaaaagccttttaattcactttgaaaaaaaacaagcaattCCAGTGAAGACTCAGTTCTAAGGTCCAGTCAGCCCACACAAAGAAAACCCAGTTCCGTAGTAGTTTTTCAATGTGCATTTGCTTCTTCTCAGTGAAAACAAACAGTGCTGCAAGGCTAAAGGGTACACTCTCTCTTGAGTTAGACAATTTCACATGCAAGCTAGAAGTTCTCACATGCTGAAGATTACCAAGGACATTACTCATACTAGGAGATGTGtagtttttcccttttccttttttcatcctgtctgttttcatgttttatctCATGTCAGAAACACTGATTAATTTGctaaatttagtattttttaaaaggacatGTGAAATGTCTTCCCCAGTCTGCATCCTGATGGCTAACCAAAAGGCAGGAGTAGGAACCATCAGTCCTGTAGTAACCCATTGTAAATCTGTGAGAAACAGCTTTCTACTCTGCAATGGATGCAAAGcgaaatagaaaatagaaactGGAGAGGCACCCAAGGAGCTGAGCAAGCTCTGTGTTTCTGGTTTATTGCAAGGTTATTTTGCATTGATTGTAAGAACCCTCAGAACAGGTCCATCAGCTGACTGGGTGTGCCATCACATCTGTCAGAACTACAGCATGCTTCCATATACACCTGGAACCAGTTTTAAAGTTCACATCATTGCACAGCCATTTTCCAGTCCTCATCTTCCGCACAGAGGAAGCATAATGACTGCCATCGTACAGCAAGCATTTCCTTGAAGCTCCCTTCTCACATGTCTTTGGGACAAACGCTTAGCACTAAAACGTGCTGAGTTCAAGAGCAGTGCTCTTTAACCGCCCCCTCCCCAAGCCTTTACAGTTTTATGTGGCCTCTTACCTTAAGATTCCCCTTTGTGGTAAAAGCTCTACCACAGATTGTGCAACCAAACGGTTTTTCACCGGTATGGGTGCGCTCGTGTATCTGCAGTGCACTTGCTGAGGAGAAGGTCTTCCCGCACGACTGACAGTTGTGCTGCTTGGGAGTCCGGCGAGGGGGGGGTGCCAGCATAGGGGTGATCCCCGGACTCATCACTGTCTGTGGTGCAGCAGGAACCTGGATTCCAGCTGGAAGCGAGGGAACCTCACCCAAAGAGATCGGCTTGCTGTGACCATTCACTTCCATTTTGATCATGGTAGGTGCTGTACTGGTGACCAGGCTAGGAGTACTTTGGCTGGGACCTAGAGTAAAGTTGGGTTCAAATAACTGAGAAGGCAGCTCTTTTAATTTGTGCGTCAGTAAGTGCTGTTTTAAATTACCCATAGTGGAACACCCACGACTGCAGACTGTACAAACAAATGGACGTTCTTTAGTATGGCTGCGGTAGTGAATTTCCAATGCACTCTTACAAGCAAAAGGCTTGCCACAGATATTACAAACAGTACTTTTAAACTTACCACGTTCTCTGTTCAGGAACAGCAGACTAAAAGGAGCCTCCTCTTTGATGACTGGTCTTCCCGGGTTGGTGGATGTCAGATCTAATGCGCCTCCATTTTCAGTTGTGGGTGGTGGACTGTCtggtttttctgtctttaattGTATTTCTTGTGGCTCTTCCTGGTTACTGAGACCCGGGGACTTAGATCTGAAACTTTCACTATTGCTATTCACAGGAGACAAAGCTTGCATGGAAGAAGAAGACTCTGACATTGCAGGGCTGCCTGCACTCTGGCTTTCAAGATCACCAACGGCTGATGAGGAGTCATTGCTCAAATGGTCACTTTCCCCTGATCCATTTTCTATGGATTTTAAACTGGTCAGCTGCTGACAGTTCATGACAGAATCAATCATTTTCATTTGATTCTCCAAAGCAGCAATACTGGAGATCACAGAAGGTGGAGAAGAAGGACATGACCCAGAGTAAGAGATAAGGGGTTTGGATGAATCACTTGCTGTGTCCTTTAGTTCTGGGTCCTCTTCCATAGAATTTTCATCAATGTCATCATCAAAGTTGCTCAGTGTGTCGACATTCTTCTCATCATAGGAAAGCTCTGAGTCCATGGCATCCTGGAAGCCCTCTGGTAGTGGCGTGTTTGGAATTTGCCCACCCATATGCATACGAATGTGTTGCTGAAGAACAACTGCGTTTGTAAATTTCTTCTGACAAATGGGACACGAGTGCTGTACTCTAAGTGGTGGCTTTGCTCGATGAACTCCAAAATGCGTTTTTAGATTGCCTTTTGTAGTAAAGGCACGTCcacaaattttgcatttaaatggTCTTTCTCCTGTATGTGTTCTATAATGCATCTTGAGAGCGCTCTGACAACTAAGCACACGGTGACAAATGACGCATTGATTTGGATCTGTCATCTTCTTATCAATGTTCTCCACTAGCTGTTGTAGTTTTGAGGTTTCTGATGTTTGCATAGAGTCTAGCAGACCACCAAATGGAAACTTTGCCTTAAACTGGTCAGAcactgctggaagcacaggGTTTGGGAGGCTTGTTGCAACACTGCTGTCTGTAACCACTGTAGGAATTGAAGATGTGGAAGCTGCAGAAACTTGTCCACCTGCAGAAAGGTCGCCGAGCCGTGTGCTCGTGGGAGGCAGAGTGACGGGTTCTGCCTTTATCAGAGATGTGCCACTCTGAATGGGCTGTGGGGATTCAGCAGATGCTGGAACACCTGACTCAGAAGTGTTGAGACTCGGGGATAGAGAAGTGCATTCACTGGAGGCAGGAGAAGGCCTCTGAGGTGACCTGCTCATAGGAGTGATACTTGGAGAGTCTCCATAACTGTTCACACCAGGTATGGTGGGGGGCAGCTGGAGCCCGATGGAAGTCGGGACGGTTGGTAAAACAGGCTTACTGTCCAACCATGTTGTGACAGGCTTTTCAGGAGGCAGTGACATCCCATACGGGATTCCAGAGCAGGTGGGCACATTATCGAGGTATTCTGGAACAGGATAAGGGTTCATCTGAATATGAGGGTATTTCTCTTTATGCCTCTGAAAATGAACTTTCAGGTTGCCCTTTGTGGAAAAGCGGTTTCCACATATGTTACACTTAAAAGGTCTTTCGCCTGTATGTGAGCGGAGGTGAATTTGTAAAGCGCTGTCACTTCCAAAGACCTTGGCACAAAATCGgcatttatgtttaaaaaaggGATCCTCGGAGCTTGACTTGGGTTCAAACACTGACACATTTGGTGGCTTTCCTTTGCGGTGCTTCATAAGGGCGGACAGAGGATCGAGCGCGTTAGCAGTGGCGGCGATGCTAACCAGCGGATTGGGGAAGATCACACTATTTGACGAAGTCTGAGGTAGAAGTGGGTTTGGCAGGCTGGATACTGAGGTGAGGCTTCCATGTCCTATTGAAGGTGGAGTCGAAGCATTCTGGGGCTGCGAAGCGCTGTTAGGAGCATTTGACACAGAAACAGGAGTTATGGACGTAATTGCGTTCGAGGAAGAAGGTACACCTGACTCAGGCAGGGCAGAAGAGCCACTGCCAGATATATTGGGTGTACTTGCTCCAGATGTAGGTCTCGAGATGTGCTGAGACCCGTCGAAGGCAGTGGGCTGACCGCTGGTGGCCTGCCCCACAATGGCAGAAGGAATGACTGCAGTGAGCTGGACGGCAGCGCTGGTGGCAAACCCCTGCAGCTGGTTGGAGGCCTGCCCAGGACCACCCTGGGCAGCCACAATCTGGTTGAGGGATGGTCGCAGGGGTTGGCGGTTCATCATTGCAACCTGACTGCGGATCTGCTCTatcagctggagctggtgaatctgctgctgctgcagggccatGAGCTGCTCCAGAATCATGGGGATTGCCACAGCCGTCACCCCGCTGCTGATGCTTGCGGAAGCAGTGGCCCGTGCGCTCTGCGAGAACTGCGCGACTGCCACTTTAGTGCTCAGCAGAGTCTCTAGCGTGACATTGGTGTTTGGCATGTTATAGCTTGTCATGGAAGATGGTTCAGGGATCTGAGGTAGAGGAGTAGCTGTGTTTGAGGTGCCTTGATTCTGGAAACCTTTCTCTGCAGAAGTTTCTACCTCCATTGGCTCTTCTTCTTTTTCCGTGTTTTTTACCTCAGAGCTATCATTGTTTTCTGCCTGTACgccttcttcagcagcttcactcTCTGCCTGGTCACTGGGAGAGCTCGCGGGAGAGGGCTCAGGGAATTCCTCAGCGGGGGGTGGGGCTGGTTCATCTTCGTTGACAATCAGCACCAGGGGGTTTTTAGTGCAGCTCTTCTTGTGCTCCAGGAAGTCTGTCCACTTGAAGAACTCGGCGCAGCATTTCTCACAGACGTTGGTTTCTTCGCTTCCGCTCCTGCTCTCGTTCCCGCTATCACCGTcatctgctccttctcctgggACTGCTAGAAAATCAAAAGGTTGTATCAGCCAATGACTTGCGAGACAACTCTCCctacatttaaaaattttgcACATAagtaaaatcaatattttttattttgtacaaATTGCCCCACTTCAACATATCTGAGGTCCCAGCATGTGTATTCTATGACTCCTTCTACCTAGCTAATCATTTTCTTAGCACAATCCATCAAATTATGAGGTGCTATCAATTGTGGATACTGCTTCTTAATGAAATTCCATAGAAGCCATTGATTTCCAATATTTTCATACA encodes:
- the SALL3 gene encoding sal-like protein 3; amino-acid sequence: MSRRKQAKPQHLKSDEELQAEVVSEHAVPGEGADDGDSGNESRSGSEETNVCEKCCAEFFKWTDFLEHKKSCTKNPLVLIVNEDEPAPPPAEEFPEPSPASSPSDQAESEAAEEGVQAENNDSSEVKNTEKEEEPMEVETSAEKGFQNQGTSNTATPLPQIPEPSSMTSYNMPNTNVTLETLLSTKVAVAQFSQSARATASASISSGVTAVAIPMILEQLMALQQQQIHQLQLIEQIRSQVAMMNRQPLRPSLNQIVAAQGGPGQASNQLQGFATSAAVQLTAVIPSAIVGQATSGQPTAFDGSQHISRPTSGASTPNISGSGSSALPESGVPSSSNAITSITPVSVSNAPNSASQPQNASTPPSIGHGSLTSVSSLPNPLLPQTSSNSVIFPNPLVSIAATANALDPLSALMKHRKGKPPNVSVFEPKSSSEDPFFKHKCRFCAKVFGSDSALQIHLRSHTGERPFKCNICGNRFSTKGNLKVHFQRHKEKYPHIQMNPYPVPEYLDNVPTCSGIPYGMSLPPEKPVTTWLDSKPVLPTVPTSIGLQLPPTIPGVNSYGDSPSITPMSRSPQRPSPASSECTSLSPSLNTSESGVPASAESPQPIQSGTSLIKAEPVTLPPTSTRLGDLSAGGQVSAASTSSIPTVVTDSSVATSLPNPVLPAVSDQFKAKFPFGGLLDSMQTSETSKLQQLVENIDKKMTDPNQCVICHRVLSCQSALKMHYRTHTGERPFKCKICGRAFTTKGNLKTHFGVHRAKPPLRVQHSCPICQKKFTNAVVLQQHIRMHMGGQIPNTPLPEGFQDAMDSELSYDEKNVDTLSNFDDDIDENSMEEDPELKDTASDSSKPLISYSGSCPSSPPSVISSIAALENQMKMIDSVMNCQQLTSLKSIENGSGESDHLSNDSSSAVGDLESQSAGSPAMSESSSSMQALSPVNSNSESFRSKSPGLSNQEEPQEIQLKTEKPDSPPPTTENGGALDLTSTNPGRPVIKEEAPFSLLFLNRERGPSQSTPSLVTSTAPTMIKMEVNGHSKPISLGEVPSLPAGIQVPAAPQTVMSPGITPMLAPPPRRTPKQHNCQSCGKTFSSASALQIHERTHTGEKPFGCTICGRAFTTKGNLKVHMGTHMWNNAPARRGRRLSVENPMALLGGDALKFSEMFQKDLAARAMNVDPNFWNQYAAAITNGLAMKNNEISVIQNGGIPQLPVSLGGGAIPPLSNLTGGMDKARTGSSPPIVSLDKASSETGASRPFTRFIEDNKEIGIN